One Aegilops tauschii subsp. strangulata cultivar AL8/78 chromosome 7, Aet v6.0, whole genome shotgun sequence genomic window carries:
- the LOC109733745 gene encoding probable uridine nucleosidase 1 isoform X1, producing MGEDGQIRRDRVIIDTDPGIDDSMTILMAFGEPNVEIIGLTTIFGNVTTEYATRNALLLCERAGHPEVPVAEGSPEPLKGGEPRVADFVHGSDGLGNLSLPAPTTKKVEESAAEFMVNKVSQFPGEISVLALGPLTNVALAIKRDSSFASKVKKIVVLGGAFFAAGNVNPAAEANIYGDPDAADVVFTSGADIDVVGINITTQCCFTDEDLLELKNSKGVHTQFLCDMCKFYRDWHEKSDGFQGIFLHDPVSFTALVHPEYFTFKKGVVRVETQGICTGHTLMDHGLKKWNSENPWSGYAPISVAWTVDVPKVLAYVKKLLMAP from the exons ATGGGGGAGGACGGGCAGATCCGCCGCGACAGGGTCATCATCGACACGGATCCCGGCATCG ATGATAGCATGACGATTCTAATGGCATTTGGAGAACCAAATGTGGAGATCATTGGGCTGACAACCATATTCGGCAATGTCACTACAGAGTATGCTACACGCAATGCGCTCTTGCTG TGTGAGAGAGCAGGGCATCCTGAGGTTCCAGTAGCAGAGGGCAGCCCGGAGCCTCTTAAG GGAGGAGAGCCACGCGTTGCTGACTTTGTTCATGGATCTGATGGTCTTGGTAATTTGTCTCTTCCTGCACCTACTACTAAGAAGGTTGAGGAAAGTGCTGCCGAGTTCATGGTTAATAAGGTCTCTCAGTTTCCTGGAGAGATATCTGTACTTGCATTGGGACCCCTGACAAATGTCGCATTG GCCATCAAAAGGGACTCGTCATTTGCAAGCAAGGTCAAAAAAATAGTTGTGCTGGGTGGAGCTTTCTTTGCAGCTGGAAATGTCAACCCTGCTGCTGAAGCAAAT ATCTACGGAGATCCGGATGCAGCGGATGTAGTTTTTACATCAGGAGCAGATATTGATGTGGTTGGCATTAACATAACAACTCAATGCTGTTTTACAG ATGAGGATCTCTTGGAACTGAAAAACTCAAAAGGGGTGCACACACAGTTCTTGTGTGACATGTGCAAGTTCTACAGAGATTGGCATGAGAAGTCTGACGGCTTCCAAG GGATTTTCCTACATGATCCTGTGAGCTTTACAGCCTTAGTTCACCCTGAGTACTTCACATTCAAGAAGGGTGTTGTGAGAGTCGAGACCCAGGGCATTTGCACCGGCCATACTTTGATGGACCATGGATTGAAGAA GTGGAATTCAGAAAATCCATGGTCGGGTTATGCACCAATTTCAGTTGCGTGGACAGTCGATGTGCCAAAGGTCCTTGCATATGTGAAGAAGCTGCTGATGGCGCCCTGA
- the LOC109733744 gene encoding fatty acyl-CoA reductase 1: MVMVDGSLDAEKIAGYFKGKTILITGATGFLGKILVEKILRVQPDVRRIYLLVRAMDAHSAKQRVEAEVTDTELFCLLKEKHGKGGFELFVEEKVVPLAGDVIFENMGLDAPRLEELAKEVDIIVNGAATTNFYERYDVALDVNVMGVKYLCQFAKKCANLKMLLHVSTAFAAGDREGLIMERPFKKGETLREGTYLDIDAELRLVGDVKKELERQDGGDKTKRERKGMKELGLERSRHFGWSNTYVFTKAMGEMLLGQLHGAIPVVILRPSIITSILRDPLPGWMQGTRTIDTIIIGYAKQNLSCFLADLDLTMDVIPGDMVANAMMVAMVAHSEEQGAEVMYHATSSLRNPAPYGVLYESGRRHFYENPRLSKDGQVIPTKEMHFFKTIASFHLYMLIKYKLPLEILHLVNLLLCGLFSQLYDDLTRKYKFVMHLVDVYGPFALFKGCFDDINLERLRLTMTKTSPEDDMFNFDPKTVDWNDYFYKIHIPGVLKYVLK; the protein is encoded by the exons ATGGTGATGGTGGATGGCAGCTTGGACGCAGAGAAGATCGCAGGGTATTTCAAGGGCAAGACCAtcctcatcaccggcgccactgGCTTCCTCGGAAAGA TTCTTGTGGAGAAGATACTCCGGGTGCAGCCAGACGTGAGGAGGATCTACCTGCTCGTGCGAGCCATGGACGCCCACTCCGCCAAGCAACGCGTCGAGGCAGAG GTGACAGACACTGAGCTCTTCTGCCTCCTGAAAGAGAAGCATGGCAAGGGAGGATTCGAGCTGTTTGTGGAGGAGAAGGTTGTCCCTTTGGCCGGTGACGTCATCTTCGAGAACATGGGGCTAGATGCTCCCAGGTTGGAGGAGCTGGCCAAGGAGGTCGACATCATCGTCAATGGAGCTGCAACAACCAACTTCTACGAAAG ATATGACGTTGCGTTGGATGTGAATGTGATGGGGGTGAAGTACCTGTGCCAGTTCGCCAAGAAGTGTGCCAATCTCAAGATGCTCCTCCATGTTTCCACCG CATTTGCAGCCGGCGACAGGGAAGGGCTGATCATGGAGAGGCCGTTCAAGAAGGGGGAAACCCTGAGGGAAGGCACCTACCTGGACATCGACGCCGAGCTGCGGCTGGTCGGCGACGTGAAGAAGGAGCTAGAGCGGCAGGACGGCGGCGACAAGACGAAGAGGGAGCGGAAAGGCATGAAGGAGCTGGGGCTGGAGCGCTCCCGCCACTTCGGGTGGTCCAACACGTACGTGTTCACCAAGGCCATGGGCGAGATGCTGCTGGGGCAGCTCCACGGCGCCATCCCGGTGGTGATCCTGCGGCCCAGCATCATCACCAGCATCCTCAGGGACCCCCTCCCCGGGTGGATGCAGGGGACCCGGACCATCGACACCATCATCATCGGCTACGCCAAGCAGAACCTGTCGTGCTTCCTGGCGGACCTGGATCTGACCATGGACGTGATCCCGGGGGACATGGTGGCCAACGCCATGATGGTGGCCATGGTGGCGCACTCGGAGGAGCAGGGCGCGGAGGTGATGTACCACGCCACGTCGTCGCTGCGCAACCCGGCCCCCTACGGCGTGCTCTACGAGTCCGGCCGCCGGCACTTCTACGAGAACCCCAGGCTGAGCAAGGacgggcaggtcatccccaccaAGGAGATGCACTTCTTCAAGACCATCGCCAGCTTCCACTTGTACATGCTCATCAAGTACAAGCTGCCACTCGAG ATCCTGCACCTGGTGAACCTGCTCCTCTGCGGCCTCTTCTCGCAGCTCTACGACGACCTCACCCGGAAATACAAGTTCGTCATGCATCTCGTCGACGTCTACGGGCCCTTCGCCTTATTCAAAGGATG CTTCGACGACATCAACTTGGAGCGGCTGCGATTGACCATGACCAAGACAAGCCCGGAGGACGACATGTTCAATTTTGATCCCAAGACCGTCGACTGGAACGACTACTTCTACAAAATCCACATACCGGGTGTCCTCAAGTATGTGCTCAAGTAA
- the LOC109733745 gene encoding probable uridine nucleosidase 1 isoform X2 — translation MTILMAFGEPNVEIIGLTTIFGNVTTEYATRNALLLCERAGHPEVPVAEGSPEPLKGGEPRVADFVHGSDGLGNLSLPAPTTKKVEESAAEFMVNKVSQFPGEISVLALGPLTNVALAIKRDSSFASKVKKIVVLGGAFFAAGNVNPAAEANIYGDPDAADVVFTSGADIDVVGINITTQCCFTDEDLLELKNSKGVHTQFLCDMCKFYRDWHEKSDGFQGIFLHDPVSFTALVHPEYFTFKKGVVRVETQGICTGHTLMDHGLKKWNSENPWSGYAPISVAWTVDVPKVLAYVKKLLMAP, via the exons ATGACGATTCTAATGGCATTTGGAGAACCAAATGTGGAGATCATTGGGCTGACAACCATATTCGGCAATGTCACTACAGAGTATGCTACACGCAATGCGCTCTTGCTG TGTGAGAGAGCAGGGCATCCTGAGGTTCCAGTAGCAGAGGGCAGCCCGGAGCCTCTTAAG GGAGGAGAGCCACGCGTTGCTGACTTTGTTCATGGATCTGATGGTCTTGGTAATTTGTCTCTTCCTGCACCTACTACTAAGAAGGTTGAGGAAAGTGCTGCCGAGTTCATGGTTAATAAGGTCTCTCAGTTTCCTGGAGAGATATCTGTACTTGCATTGGGACCCCTGACAAATGTCGCATTG GCCATCAAAAGGGACTCGTCATTTGCAAGCAAGGTCAAAAAAATAGTTGTGCTGGGTGGAGCTTTCTTTGCAGCTGGAAATGTCAACCCTGCTGCTGAAGCAAAT ATCTACGGAGATCCGGATGCAGCGGATGTAGTTTTTACATCAGGAGCAGATATTGATGTGGTTGGCATTAACATAACAACTCAATGCTGTTTTACAG ATGAGGATCTCTTGGAACTGAAAAACTCAAAAGGGGTGCACACACAGTTCTTGTGTGACATGTGCAAGTTCTACAGAGATTGGCATGAGAAGTCTGACGGCTTCCAAG GGATTTTCCTACATGATCCTGTGAGCTTTACAGCCTTAGTTCACCCTGAGTACTTCACATTCAAGAAGGGTGTTGTGAGAGTCGAGACCCAGGGCATTTGCACCGGCCATACTTTGATGGACCATGGATTGAAGAA GTGGAATTCAGAAAATCCATGGTCGGGTTATGCACCAATTTCAGTTGCGTGGACAGTCGATGTGCCAAAGGTCCTTGCATATGTGAAGAAGCTGCTGATGGCGCCCTGA